The following proteins are encoded in a genomic region of Sorangiineae bacterium MSr12523:
- the secE gene encoding preprotein translocase subunit SecE, with protein MLRKLASSATRAMARSPQGASSCLPNLPRPTGRWLFETTMSITQKYKEKEGDSPEEGQESSESEGASTFPSSNEGGAEGAESGLARPIGIGVRKAADEPANGKADALAAAGEADEDEEEDEGDEAVAPAQFGTTRFVFAAYFGGAILIAFIVSKVLTVGWLRLSQYKPQIGEPHDELVMPLAGAVGLATAIYYWKRTRARELAEEVADELSKVTWPSKQEVTNSTAVVLVTTALATIFFALMDRFWGFVTNLVYGS; from the coding sequence TTGCTGAGAAAGCTGGCGTCTTCCGCCACCCGTGCTATGGCACGGTCCCCGCAGGGCGCATCGTCCTGCCTCCCGAACCTCCCCCGACCAACGGGGAGGTGGCTCTTTGAAACCACCATGTCGATCACGCAAAAGTACAAGGAAAAGGAAGGCGATTCGCCGGAGGAAGGGCAAGAAAGCTCGGAATCCGAAGGAGCCTCGACCTTCCCATCCTCAAACGAGGGCGGGGCTGAAGGCGCAGAGTCAGGTCTTGCGCGCCCGATCGGCATTGGTGTCCGCAAAGCTGCCGACGAGCCCGCTAACGGCAAAGCCGATGCGTTGGCCGCAGCTGGAGAGGCGGACGAAGACGAAGAAGAAGACGAGGGAGACGAAGCCGTCGCGCCTGCGCAATTTGGCACGACCCGGTTCGTCTTCGCTGCCTATTTCGGCGGTGCGATCCTCATTGCGTTCATTGTCTCCAAGGTGCTCACCGTCGGTTGGCTTCGGCTCTCGCAGTACAAGCCGCAGATCGGCGAGCCGCATGACGAGCTTGTGATGCCGCTGGCTGGCGCCGTCGGGTTGGCGACCGCCATCTACTATTGGAAGAGGACGCGCGCACGGGAGCTCGCCGAGGAAGTTGCGGATGAGCTCTCGAAAGTCACTTGGCCGAGCAAGCAGGAGGTAACGAACTCGACAGCGGTCGTTCTGGTGACCACCGCACTTGCCACCATCTTTTTCGCGCTGATGGATCGCTTCTGGGGCTTCGTCACCAACCTCGTCTACGGATCGTAA
- the rpmG gene encoding 50S ribosomal protein L33, whose product MGARVTMTLVCTECSSRNYRTNRKVTQKGQLELKKFCPSCKRHTVHKETK is encoded by the coding sequence ATGGGTGCACGCGTCACGATGACGCTCGTTTGCACCGAGTGTTCGTCCCGGAATTACCGGACGAATCGTAAGGTGACGCAGAAGGGGCAGCTCGAGCTGAAAAAGTTCTGCCCCTCCTGCAAACGCCATACGGTTCACAAGGAGACCAAGTAG
- the tuf gene encoding elongation factor Tu, which yields MAKEKFNRSKPHVNVGTIGHIDHGKTTLTAALVKVQSKKNLAKVISYADIAKGGTVRDATKTVTIAASHVEYESEKRHYAHVDCPGHADYIKNMITGAAQMDGAILVVSALDSVMPQTREHVLLARQVGLNHIVVALNKCDAVDDAEMLDLVEMEVRELLSKNKFDGDNAKVVQVASFPALNGEPKWEESIGKLISALDEAIPEPQRDVDKPFLLAVEDVFSIKGRGTVATGRIERGVIKVGEDVEIVGFTDSRKVTVTGVEMFRKLLDQGQAGDNVGLLLRGIERDEIERGQILCKPGSVTPHKKFIGEVYVLKKEEGGRHTPFFTNYRPQFYMRTTDVTGTCELPEGTKMVMPGDNITMTITLITPVGLEEQMRFAIREGGRTVGAGIVTKVLE from the coding sequence ATGGCGAAAGAGAAATTCAACCGAAGCAAGCCCCACGTGAACGTGGGCACCATCGGCCACATCGACCACGGGAAGACGACCTTGACGGCAGCACTCGTGAAGGTTCAGTCGAAGAAGAACCTGGCCAAGGTCATCAGCTATGCCGACATCGCCAAGGGCGGCACCGTTCGCGACGCGACCAAGACGGTCACCATCGCGGCCTCGCACGTGGAGTACGAGAGCGAGAAGCGCCACTACGCCCACGTCGACTGCCCCGGCCACGCCGACTACATCAAGAACATGATCACGGGCGCGGCGCAGATGGACGGCGCCATCCTCGTGGTGAGCGCGCTCGACTCGGTCATGCCGCAGACGCGTGAGCACGTCCTGCTGGCCCGCCAGGTCGGTTTGAACCACATCGTCGTGGCGCTCAACAAGTGTGACGCGGTGGACGACGCGGAGATGCTCGACCTGGTCGAGATGGAAGTCCGCGAGCTCCTGTCGAAGAACAAGTTCGACGGCGACAACGCGAAGGTCGTGCAGGTGGCGTCGTTCCCGGCGCTCAACGGCGAGCCGAAGTGGGAAGAGTCCATCGGCAAGCTGATCTCCGCCCTCGACGAGGCGATCCCGGAGCCGCAGCGTGACGTCGACAAGCCGTTCTTGCTCGCGGTCGAGGACGTGTTCTCGATCAAGGGCCGCGGCACCGTCGCGACGGGTCGTATCGAGCGTGGTGTGATCAAGGTCGGCGAGGACGTCGAAATCGTCGGCTTCACCGATTCGCGCAAGGTCACCGTCACCGGCGTCGAAATGTTCCGCAAGCTGCTCGACCAAGGTCAAGCGGGCGACAACGTCGGCCTGCTCCTGCGCGGCATCGAGCGCGACGAGATCGAGCGCGGCCAGATTCTCTGCAAGCCGGGTTCGGTCACGCCGCACAAGAAGTTCATCGGCGAGGTGTACGTCCTCAAGAAGGAAGAGGGCGGTCGCCACACGCCGTTCTTCACGAACTACCGTCCGCAGTTCTACATGCGCACGACGGACGTGACGGGGACGTGCGAGCTACCGGAAGGCACGAAGATGGTCATGCCGGGCGACAACATCACGATGACGATCACGCTGATCACGCCGGTCGGCCTCGAAGAGCAGATGCGCTTCGCGATCCGCGAAGGCGGCCGCACGGTCGGCGCCGGCATCGTCACCAAGGTGCTCGAGTAA
- a CDS encoding TetR family transcriptional regulator has protein sequence MTATNETRQRILAAALELFAERGFAATTTAALAQRAGVAEKTLFSQFKSKERLFEETVSPAVLELVAPQSLSSVVDTMAIPWDRLEDFLRALFLNRLEFAKIHRAKLKLIVQEVLLRPELFDRFFERGQRDIYPRFIRLAEHFQAKGELRQMPAPALLRMVISIMGGYLVTRTILMPNVQWDDPAEINLMIQVLADGLRPRTRASAERLTTPLPTKSPLLKTPLPTKAERLATPPPFKATRIPTPSPSKAPRIPTPPPSRAPRIPTPAPSKAPRIATPPPSPAKRFPTKP, from the coding sequence GTGACTGCAACGAACGAGACCCGTCAGCGCATACTGGCCGCCGCGCTCGAGCTGTTTGCCGAGCGAGGCTTTGCCGCAACCACCACCGCCGCCCTTGCGCAACGCGCAGGCGTTGCCGAGAAGACGCTCTTCTCGCAGTTCAAGAGCAAGGAGCGGCTCTTCGAGGAGACCGTCAGCCCCGCGGTGCTCGAATTGGTGGCGCCTCAAAGTCTATCGAGCGTGGTCGACACGATGGCCATCCCCTGGGATCGCCTCGAAGACTTCCTGCGTGCGCTCTTCCTCAACCGCCTCGAGTTCGCGAAGATCCATCGCGCCAAGCTCAAACTCATCGTGCAAGAGGTCCTTTTGCGCCCCGAGCTCTTCGATCGGTTCTTCGAACGCGGACAGCGCGACATCTATCCGCGCTTCATCCGACTCGCGGAGCACTTCCAGGCGAAGGGCGAGCTGCGTCAGATGCCAGCTCCCGCGCTCCTTCGCATGGTCATCTCCATCATGGGTGGATACCTCGTCACGCGGACCATCTTGATGCCCAATGTGCAGTGGGACGACCCGGCCGAGATCAACCTGATGATCCAGGTGCTCGCCGATGGCCTGCGTCCGCGCACGCGCGCCTCGGCCGAGCGCCTGACGACGCCCCTGCCGACGAAGTCTCCGCTGCTCAAGACGCCCCTTCCCACGAAGGCCGAGCGCCTGGCCACGCCGCCCCCCTTCAAGGCCACGCGGATTCCCACGCCATCCCCCTCGAAGGCGCCGCGGATCCCCACGCCGCCGCCCTCCAGGGCGCCGCGGATCCCCACGCCTGCGCCGTCGAAGGCGCCCCGCATTGCCACGCCGCCGCCGTCACCCGCGAAGCGTTTTCCGACCAAGCCCTGA
- a CDS encoding efflux RND transporter periplasmic adaptor subunit — MKERSRFALPKRAVAAMLGAIALAGALGWRVHAQQAALQRPSGGSGTVEGTEVVISSRVHGRVREVLVQAGDTVKRSQVIARLDCIDQEASLRSARAQLRVAESNVDVAEAQSLDAHDNALVVASKTASARAEGASAMAAAEQADREAERTSRLHREGVVAAVEWERTDTQREQLDAQRRAALAALQTTQLSAKSARSSANAAKTRVEAARAAVETAQAEVTRAETSVAECTLLAPRDAIVTDRFLEPGAVVAPGSRVAGTIDLSTAKVVFFLPNAELARGRIGARAEVRVDAYPHRVFEGRVQRVASEAEFTPHNVQTREDRDRLVYAVEVHIDNAEGALRAGMPAEVTLP; from the coding sequence ATGAAAGAGCGAAGTCGTTTCGCGCTGCCGAAACGTGCGGTTGCGGCAATGCTCGGCGCTATAGCACTTGCAGGCGCGCTTGGGTGGCGCGTGCATGCGCAGCAGGCGGCCCTTCAAAGGCCCTCCGGGGGTTCGGGAACCGTGGAGGGAACGGAGGTCGTCATAAGCTCGCGCGTGCATGGGCGCGTTCGCGAAGTGCTCGTGCAGGCCGGCGACACGGTAAAGCGATCGCAGGTGATTGCGCGGCTCGACTGCATCGACCAAGAGGCTAGCCTTCGCTCCGCACGGGCGCAACTTCGCGTTGCGGAGTCGAATGTCGATGTCGCCGAGGCGCAATCGCTCGACGCACACGACAATGCATTGGTCGTGGCGTCGAAGACTGCATCGGCCCGGGCAGAGGGTGCTTCGGCGATGGCGGCGGCGGAACAGGCCGATCGCGAAGCGGAACGCACTTCACGTTTGCATCGTGAAGGGGTCGTGGCTGCCGTCGAGTGGGAGCGGACGGATACGCAACGCGAACAGCTCGATGCGCAGCGAAGGGCCGCGCTCGCCGCGCTGCAAACGACGCAGCTTTCGGCGAAAAGCGCGCGCAGTTCGGCGAATGCAGCCAAGACGCGGGTGGAGGCTGCACGGGCCGCCGTGGAGACGGCCCAGGCCGAAGTGACGCGCGCCGAGACGAGCGTGGCCGAGTGCACCTTGCTCGCACCGCGCGACGCCATCGTGACGGATCGGTTCCTCGAGCCCGGCGCGGTGGTGGCGCCAGGCAGCCGGGTGGCAGGTACAATCGACCTTTCCACTGCGAAGGTCGTTTTCTTTTTGCCCAATGCGGAGCTCGCACGCGGGCGCATTGGCGCGCGCGCGGAGGTGCGCGTGGATGCGTACCCGCATCGCGTGTTCGAAGGCCGCGTGCAGCGTGTGGCCAGCGAAGCGGAGTTCACGCCGCACAACGTGCAGACGCGCGAGGACCGCGATCGACTCGTGTACGCGGTGGAGGTGCACATCGACAATGCGGAGGGCGCGCTGCGTGCGGGGATGCCGGCGGAGGTGACCTTGCCATGA
- a CDS encoding ABC transporter ATP-binding protein, whose product MTPLLEARDVTKSFGATRALSGASLALREGELLGLVGADGAGKTSLIRALVKLVAIDGGTVTVGGATWDEAGRDARESLGYMPQQYSLYPDLSVDENLTFFARLFGLERHVFEERREQLLTMTLLDRARDRPAGKLSGGMYKKLAVACALLHRPRALVLDEPTNGVDPVSRRELWALLYEFVGQGMGVLLATPYMDEAARCGRVVLLSHGVVLAEGAPAELVASLEHPVIELDVDEASRQRVLALLEGHSGVLAVTPAGEHVRAVLRKAHESDVRRALAEMGARVADARPDFEDLYLTLVDHDARH is encoded by the coding sequence ATGACGCCGTTGCTGGAAGCGCGCGACGTGACGAAGTCGTTTGGAGCAACGCGGGCGCTTTCGGGGGCGTCGCTGGCGTTGCGCGAGGGGGAGCTTTTGGGGCTCGTGGGGGCCGACGGCGCGGGCAAGACATCGCTCATTCGCGCGCTGGTGAAGCTCGTGGCGATCGATGGCGGCACGGTGACCGTGGGCGGTGCGACGTGGGACGAGGCCGGACGCGATGCGCGCGAGTCGCTCGGGTACATGCCGCAGCAATACAGCCTGTATCCCGATTTGTCGGTGGACGAGAATCTGACCTTCTTCGCGCGGTTGTTCGGCCTGGAGCGCCACGTCTTCGAAGAGCGGCGCGAGCAGCTGCTCACGATGACCTTGCTCGATCGGGCGCGGGATCGACCGGCGGGCAAGCTGTCGGGCGGCATGTACAAGAAACTCGCGGTGGCGTGCGCACTGCTGCACCGGCCGCGGGCGCTGGTGCTCGACGAGCCGACCAACGGCGTCGATCCGGTGAGCCGGCGCGAGCTGTGGGCGCTGCTGTACGAGTTCGTCGGCCAGGGCATGGGGGTGCTCCTGGCCACGCCCTACATGGACGAGGCTGCGCGGTGCGGGCGCGTGGTGCTTCTCTCGCACGGGGTGGTGCTCGCCGAAGGGGCGCCGGCGGAGCTCGTGGCCTCCTTGGAGCATCCGGTGATCGAGCTCGACGTGGACGAAGCTTCGAGGCAACGCGTTCTCGCGCTCCTCGAAGGGCATTCGGGGGTGCTGGCGGTAACGCCCGCCGGGGAGCACGTGCGGGCGGTGTTGCGCAAAGCGCACGAGAGCGACGTGCGCAGGGCGCTCGCGGAGATGGGGGCGCGCGTGGCGGATGCGCGGCCCGATTTCGAGGATTTGTATTTGACGCTGGTGGACCATGACGCACGCCATTGA
- a CDS encoding ABC transporter ATP-binding protein: MTHAIEVRGLEKRFGDFRAVRGVSFCVEPGEIFGYLGANGAGKSTTIRILCGLLVPSGGSAMVAGHDVATDSEGVRLSVGYMSQKFSLYPDLTAFENLDFFGGAYRLPPAQRRKRARELMDEVGLDPRDATLTGAMPGGMRQRVALAAALLHEPRIVFLDEPTAGVDPAARRTFWRTIRRIAESGVTIFVTTHYMDEAEYCHRVGLMVDGALVALDTPARLKETYVPGVIYEVRGPTLPQEPLRALPSVTRVEPFGAGLHVGGDARLDAESIARALASAGAGEATIEPILPTLEDVFLAVVTRKAAS; this comes from the coding sequence ATGACGCACGCCATTGAGGTTCGCGGGCTCGAGAAGCGATTTGGCGATTTTCGGGCGGTGCGCGGGGTCTCGTTTTGCGTCGAACCGGGGGAGATCTTTGGCTACCTCGGGGCCAATGGCGCGGGGAAGTCGACCACGATTCGCATCTTGTGCGGGCTGCTCGTGCCATCGGGCGGGAGCGCGATGGTCGCGGGGCACGACGTGGCGACCGATTCGGAGGGCGTGCGGCTCTCGGTCGGGTACATGTCGCAGAAGTTTTCGCTCTATCCCGATTTGACCGCGTTCGAGAACCTGGACTTCTTCGGCGGCGCCTACCGACTGCCGCCCGCGCAACGCCGAAAACGCGCGCGCGAGCTGATGGACGAGGTGGGCCTCGATCCCCGCGATGCGACGCTCACGGGCGCAATGCCCGGGGGCATGCGGCAACGCGTGGCGCTGGCCGCGGCGCTTCTTCACGAGCCGCGCATCGTCTTTTTGGACGAGCCGACGGCGGGGGTCGATCCGGCGGCACGGCGCACGTTCTGGCGCACGATTCGTCGCATCGCGGAATCGGGCGTGACCATCTTCGTGACGACGCACTACATGGACGAGGCCGAGTATTGCCATCGCGTGGGGCTGATGGTCGACGGCGCACTGGTCGCGCTGGACACGCCGGCGCGGCTCAAAGAGACGTATGTCCCCGGCGTCATCTACGAGGTGCGCGGCCCGACGTTGCCGCAGGAGCCTCTGCGCGCCCTGCCCAGCGTCACCCGGGTCGAGCCGTTCGGCGCGGGGCTGCACGTGGGCGGTGACGCACGGCTCGACGCCGAGTCCATCGCGCGGGCGCTCGCGTCGGCGGGCGCGGGCGAGGCCACCATCGAGCCTATTTTGCCGACGCTCGAGGACGTGTTCCTCGCGGTGGTCACGCGAAAGGCGGCGTCGTGA
- a CDS encoding ABC transporter permease, translating to MNPGMLRRTWAMAQKEWMHIGRDSATLYFALVMPLVLLVLFGYAVSFDLDHIRTVIVDRDHSAESRLLAQHLFSGKTFDRAAVLDHEADVEPMFRRREAQLALVIPKGFSASLGRGEAARVQVLVDAADNVVAGTAVGYVSRFAENTNRARMLDVIGDDPARIEARVRALYNPELRSTVFLVPGLIAFIQSMMGVLLTALTVAREWERGSMEQLFATPVSRLEIVVGKLLPYFGVGMAQLLLVLSVGTWLFDVPIRGSLVVLFAISSLFLAACLGQGLLISVATRNQMVATQLAAVTSMLPAALLSGLIIPIDNMPRILQIFTQVLPARHFVSALRSILLRDGSLVSMLPDAGALALFALAMLLGSTKSFRKVIA from the coding sequence GTGAATCCCGGCATGCTGCGCCGCACGTGGGCCATGGCCCAGAAGGAGTGGATGCACATCGGGCGCGACTCCGCGACCTTGTACTTCGCGCTGGTGATGCCGTTGGTGCTGCTCGTGCTCTTCGGATACGCCGTCTCGTTCGATCTGGATCACATTCGCACGGTCATCGTGGACCGCGATCACTCCGCGGAGAGTCGGTTGCTCGCGCAACATCTCTTCTCGGGGAAGACCTTCGACCGGGCCGCGGTTCTCGACCACGAGGCCGACGTCGAGCCCATGTTCCGGCGCCGCGAAGCGCAGCTGGCCTTGGTCATTCCCAAAGGCTTTAGCGCGAGCCTGGGCCGGGGCGAGGCGGCGCGGGTGCAGGTGCTCGTCGATGCCGCAGACAACGTCGTCGCCGGCACGGCCGTCGGTTACGTGTCACGCTTCGCCGAAAATACGAACCGCGCGCGCATGCTCGACGTGATCGGTGACGACCCCGCGCGCATCGAGGCGCGGGTGCGCGCGCTGTACAATCCGGAGCTGCGCTCCACGGTATTTCTCGTACCCGGGCTCATTGCCTTCATTCAATCGATGATGGGCGTGCTTCTCACCGCCCTCACCGTGGCGCGCGAATGGGAGCGCGGCAGCATGGAGCAGCTCTTCGCCACACCGGTCTCGCGCCTGGAGATCGTCGTGGGCAAGCTCCTCCCCTACTTCGGCGTGGGCATGGCGCAGCTGCTCCTGGTGCTCAGTGTTGGAACGTGGCTCTTCGACGTACCCATCCGCGGATCGCTGGTGGTGCTCTTCGCCATCTCGTCTTTGTTTCTTGCCGCGTGCCTCGGTCAGGGGCTTCTCATCAGCGTGGCCACGCGCAATCAAATGGTGGCCACGCAGCTCGCCGCGGTCACGTCCATGCTGCCTGCGGCGCTGCTCAGTGGGTTGATCATCCCCATCGACAACATGCCCCGCATCTTGCAGATCTTCACGCAGGTTCTCCCCGCGCGGCACTTCGTCAGTGCGCTGCGCAGCATTCTGCTGCGCGATGGATCGCTCGTGTCGATGCTTCCCGATGCGGGGGCGCTCGCGCTTTTTGCATTGGCCATGCTGCTCGGATCCACCAAATCGTTTCGAAAGGTCATCGCATGA
- a CDS encoding ABC transporter permease, whose amino-acid sequence MISPYTLVALIKKEFIQVFRDKRMLAVLLVVPVLQVTVFGYAANMELTRVTGVVVDESHSRESTDFTEALGAEGTFHLRRVPAMGDAERALRDGEASMVLVIPREFSRKLGRSGESARVQALVDGSDPSQAQSAMSALEQFVALRASQERTALSGPAVVLEPRFFFNPGLKSRLFMVPGTAAAVLVIVTSIVTAMGLTREREVGTMEQLLVTPMSSVTLMVGKTIPYAMFGLVDEMLILLAGNALFDVPLRGVGLVFLATTVYLVATLGIGLFIATIARTQQQALMGGFFFLLPAILLSGFLTSVDAMPGWIKPITWINPVKYFVDICRSVLLRRASLGDVLGALTSLAFLGVALLAGASWRFRKQIG is encoded by the coding sequence ATGATCAGTCCCTACACATTGGTGGCCTTGATCAAGAAAGAGTTCATCCAGGTCTTTCGCGACAAGCGGATGCTCGCGGTGCTGCTCGTGGTTCCCGTGCTGCAGGTCACCGTCTTTGGCTACGCCGCCAACATGGAGCTCACCCGAGTTACCGGCGTGGTGGTCGACGAGAGCCACTCGCGCGAGAGCACGGACTTCACAGAAGCGCTCGGTGCGGAGGGCACCTTTCACCTGCGGCGCGTGCCGGCGATGGGCGACGCGGAGCGCGCGCTCCGTGATGGCGAGGCGTCGATGGTGTTGGTCATTCCACGGGAGTTCTCGCGCAAATTGGGACGCTCCGGGGAGAGCGCGCGGGTGCAGGCGTTGGTCGACGGATCGGATCCTTCGCAGGCGCAATCCGCCATGAGTGCGCTGGAGCAATTCGTCGCGTTGCGCGCCAGCCAGGAGCGCACGGCCCTCTCAGGCCCTGCCGTGGTGCTGGAGCCGCGCTTCTTCTTCAACCCTGGCCTCAAGAGCCGGCTCTTCATGGTGCCCGGCACGGCGGCCGCCGTTCTCGTGATCGTGACCTCGATCGTGACCGCCATGGGCCTGACCCGCGAGCGCGAAGTGGGCACGATGGAGCAACTTTTGGTCACGCCCATGTCGAGCGTCACGCTCATGGTGGGGAAAACCATTCCGTATGCCATGTTCGGATTGGTGGACGAGATGCTCATTCTGCTCGCGGGCAATGCTCTGTTCGACGTGCCCTTGCGCGGGGTGGGGCTCGTCTTTCTCGCCACCACCGTTTACCTCGTGGCCACGTTGGGCATCGGTCTGTTCATTGCAACGATTGCACGCACGCAACAGCAGGCGCTCATGGGAGGCTTCTTTTTCCTGCTGCCCGCGATTTTGCTGTCGGGATTTCTAACCTCGGTCGATGCCATGCCCGGGTGGATCAAACCCATCACGTGGATCAATCCCGTCAAATATTTCGTGGATATCTGTCGCTCCGTTCTATTGCGCCGCGCGTCGTTGGGTGATGTGCTCGGTGCACTGACATCGCTCGCGTTCCTCGGTGTGGCGTTGCTCGCGGGCGCGTCGTGGCGATTTCGAAAGCAGATCGGGTAA